Proteins from a single region of Candidatus Rubrimentiphilum sp.:
- a CDS encoding ribonuclease J, whose product MHPTALTVPEPPAGPYLRIIPLGGCGEIGRNMTVIETNDDLIAVDCGLMFPDEEMYGVDIVINDFTYLRERRDKFRALLVTHGHEDHIGGIPYLLREFNVPVVGTPLTLALIKAKSRDHKMIGDAQLVTVKPGDRVSYGSIDAEFIHINHSVSGACALALRTQVGTVFHTGDFKFDQTPIDGRPADFAAIARVGDEGVLCMLSDSTNAERPGHTLSERIVGEAFTNVFSHAKGRIIVASFASNVPRIQQVIEHAIAFDRKIAFLGRSLTNVVHFASELGYLSVPSDRTIRVEEIDELPPDKVVVMTTGSQGEPMSGLTRMSVRDHPKLKIVPGDTVVISATPIPGNEKGVYKTINNLYRLGAIVVHGTDGRSHVSGHGSQEELLLMLNLVRPEFFVPVHGEYRMLVQHGKLAQRTGVEARNVFVVENGDVLEFTPDYGDKIGKTYGGHVFVDGSGVGDVGEAVLRDRRLLAADGFMMVVVTIDAEEAHVIAGPDIISRGVFYMPDAGGVIEELRAELTTLIQEVSVEGLRDVNTVKEHIREGLAKAIMARYKRRPIIVPVVMEV is encoded by the coding sequence GTGCACCCAACCGCACTGACAGTCCCCGAGCCTCCGGCCGGCCCATACCTGCGGATCATTCCGCTGGGCGGCTGCGGGGAGATCGGGCGCAACATGACCGTGATCGAAACGAACGACGACCTGATCGCCGTCGATTGCGGATTGATGTTCCCCGACGAAGAGATGTACGGCGTGGACATCGTCATCAACGATTTCACGTACTTACGCGAGCGCCGCGACAAGTTTCGCGCGCTGCTGGTCACGCACGGCCACGAAGATCACATCGGCGGAATTCCTTACCTCTTGCGCGAGTTCAACGTACCGGTCGTCGGAACGCCGCTGACCCTGGCGTTGATCAAGGCCAAGTCGCGCGACCATAAGATGATCGGCGACGCGCAGCTGGTCACGGTCAAGCCCGGCGACCGCGTGAGCTACGGATCGATCGACGCGGAGTTCATCCACATCAACCACTCGGTTTCGGGAGCCTGCGCGCTGGCGTTGCGCACCCAAGTCGGAACGGTTTTCCACACGGGCGACTTCAAATTCGACCAAACGCCGATCGACGGAAGGCCCGCGGACTTCGCTGCGATCGCGCGCGTCGGCGACGAGGGCGTGCTGTGCATGCTCTCCGACAGTACGAACGCCGAACGTCCGGGGCACACACTCTCGGAGCGGATCGTCGGCGAAGCGTTTACAAATGTTTTCTCGCACGCGAAGGGCCGGATCATCGTTGCATCCTTCGCTTCGAATGTTCCGCGTATTCAACAAGTGATCGAACACGCGATTGCCTTCGATCGAAAGATCGCGTTTCTGGGACGCTCGCTGACCAACGTCGTGCACTTTGCATCCGAACTCGGCTATTTGAGCGTTCCGTCCGATCGCACGATTCGCGTCGAGGAGATCGACGAATTGCCGCCCGATAAAGTCGTGGTCATGACGACCGGGTCTCAAGGCGAGCCGATGAGCGGGCTGACGCGCATGTCGGTTCGCGATCATCCAAAGCTGAAGATCGTGCCGGGCGACACGGTCGTGATCAGCGCGACGCCGATTCCCGGCAACGAAAAAGGCGTCTACAAAACGATTAACAATCTCTACCGGCTCGGCGCGATCGTCGTGCACGGCACCGACGGGCGTTCGCACGTTTCCGGGCACGGATCGCAAGAAGAGCTGCTCCTGATGCTCAACCTGGTGCGCCCCGAGTTTTTCGTGCCGGTGCACGGCGAGTATCGCATGCTCGTGCAGCACGGTAAGCTGGCGCAGCGAACCGGCGTGGAGGCGCGCAACGTGTTCGTCGTAGAGAACGGCGACGTGCTCGAGTTTACGCCCGACTACGGCGACAAGATCGGTAAGACGTACGGCGGCCATGTTTTTGTGGACGGCTCCGGCGTCGGCGACGTGGGCGAAGCGGTCTTGCGCGACCGCCGGCTGCTGGCGGCCGACGGCTTCATGATGGTGGTCGTGACGATCGACGCCGAGGAAGCGCACGTGATTGCCGGGCCCGACATCATCTCGCGCGGCGTCTTTTACATGCCCGACGCCGGCGGCGTCATTGAAGAGCTGCGCGCCGAACTCACGACGCTCATACAAGAGGTTTCAGTCGAAGGTCTGCGTGACGTCAACACGGTGAAGGAGCACATTCGCGAGGGTCTAGCCAAGGCCATTATGGCCCGCTACAAACGCCGGCCGATCATCGTGCCGGTAGTAATGGAGGTTTGA
- a CDS encoding NAD/NADP octopine/nopaline dehydrogenase family protein, with product MNVCICGNGSLAHALAVVFSAAGLEVTVLTPDAEAWRSTLLLYYKDCVLVGQGILASHDARTAVRSADIVICAVPASQRIELLSNIKPYLKSRAFVGSFPAAGGFFWTASAALGDRVLFGTDRVPYVRAAVDYGKSVEVTGIRRRLLLGTRPSSFSGHLSAVISGALNMPIDPDAGCMSVMLATTNPIAHPPRVYSLFNGAAQDYVYPEVPRFLADWDTEASHMLLSLDDELSALSRSLPADTSSLRHVLQHFEVTCCAELTERMRNIVAQDHVYAPLIKNRDDTGYVADLQSPYFVEDFEYGLTVLRSLAELVGVETPTMDRLLTWYERFTGRRLLKHGTLRNEFTAGLPLPWNCGINDATDLGRFCNA from the coding sequence GTGAACGTCTGCATCTGCGGGAACGGGAGCCTCGCGCATGCATTAGCCGTCGTGTTCTCGGCAGCCGGCTTAGAAGTCACAGTATTAACGCCTGACGCGGAGGCGTGGCGTTCGACCCTGCTCCTCTACTACAAAGACTGCGTTCTCGTCGGCCAAGGCATCTTAGCATCGCACGATGCTCGTACCGCGGTACGGTCCGCCGATATCGTGATTTGCGCCGTTCCAGCGTCTCAGCGCATCGAACTACTATCCAATATAAAACCTTATCTAAAAAGCCGGGCGTTTGTAGGTTCGTTTCCCGCGGCTGGCGGTTTCTTTTGGACCGCATCGGCGGCTCTCGGTGATCGCGTGCTCTTTGGGACTGACCGCGTGCCATACGTCAGAGCCGCAGTTGATTACGGGAAATCCGTCGAGGTGACCGGGATACGCAGGAGGCTGCTCTTGGGCACCCGGCCATCATCATTTTCAGGGCATCTGTCGGCAGTAATATCCGGAGCGCTCAACATGCCGATCGACCCGGACGCTGGTTGTATGTCCGTCATGCTTGCGACGACGAACCCGATCGCGCATCCACCGAGAGTGTATTCACTCTTTAACGGTGCTGCTCAAGATTACGTCTATCCGGAGGTACCTCGTTTCCTGGCCGATTGGGATACCGAAGCCTCTCATATGCTCCTCTCCTTGGACGATGAACTCAGCGCGTTGAGTCGATCATTGCCGGCTGATACCTCGAGCCTCAGGCACGTCCTACAACACTTCGAAGTCACATGTTGTGCTGAGCTGACCGAACGTATGCGCAATATCGTTGCGCAAGACCACGTCTACGCTCCGCTCATAAAAAACAGAGACGACACCGGATATGTCGCGGACCTTCAGTCGCCGTATTTCGTAGAAGACTTTGAATACGGACTTACCGTCCTCAGATCGCTTGCGGAGCTTGTAGGTGTCGAAACGCCAACGATGGACCGTCTCCTGACGTGGTACGAACGGTTCACCGGGCGCCGCTTACTAAAACATGGAACCCTGCGGAATGAGTTCACGGCTGGGCTGCCATTGCCTTGGAATTGCGGGATAAATGACGCAACCGACTTGGGTCGATTCTGTAACGCATGA
- a CDS encoding NAD/NADP octopine/nopaline dehydrogenase family protein: protein MNVTVCGAGAVGSTLAAVLSTDPATSVRVLSGSRSARRRQFEILVGRDILLGYVNLISHDPAEAVKDADIVFLAVPSHVRSDILSSILPYLPRHACLLSLPGNGGLDRQIRAVTQHSFLGSRRTPFTVRSSFDFDAAVTGVANCIELAGSGDTQNIVPWLESSLNIPVRLVSSFESITLCPANAVMHSARLVSVMMNGAALSRPLGMYSEWDDCASEIALRMDEDIKTVTKALRINDLPTLKEHYGVVTAAQLTKRLRGLASLSGAMIPMRKSGDHYVLDVENRIVKEEALCGLPAMLETARCAGTPVPTLQAITEALRGLCSVPV, encoded by the coding sequence GTGAACGTCACAGTGTGTGGCGCCGGCGCCGTGGGCAGCACCCTTGCGGCTGTACTTTCTACAGACCCAGCAACCTCCGTCCGCGTTCTCTCCGGCTCGAGGAGTGCGCGGCGCCGACAATTCGAGATTCTGGTTGGGCGCGACATCCTTTTAGGTTACGTCAACCTGATCTCTCACGATCCGGCTGAAGCGGTCAAAGACGCCGATATTGTCTTTCTCGCGGTTCCTTCACATGTGCGAAGCGATATCCTATCTAGCATTCTGCCGTATTTGCCTCGTCACGCGTGCTTATTGTCGCTTCCCGGCAACGGTGGACTTGATCGACAGATCCGCGCCGTAACCCAGCACTCGTTTTTGGGCTCGCGCCGGACGCCTTTCACGGTTCGATCGAGTTTCGATTTCGACGCTGCAGTGACGGGTGTTGCAAATTGCATTGAACTTGCCGGTTCAGGTGACACGCAGAACATCGTCCCATGGCTGGAAAGCTCACTGAATATTCCGGTGAGATTAGTGTCGTCTTTCGAGAGTATTACACTTTGTCCGGCAAACGCGGTAATGCACTCCGCGCGCCTCGTCAGTGTAATGATGAATGGTGCTGCACTGTCTCGACCGTTAGGTATGTATTCAGAGTGGGATGACTGCGCGAGCGAGATTGCCCTGCGCATGGACGAAGATATCAAGACGGTCACGAAGGCTTTGCGTATCAACGATTTGCCAACCTTGAAGGAGCATTACGGCGTTGTTACGGCTGCACAGCTCACGAAGCGCCTGCGAGGGTTGGCATCTTTATCTGGCGCCATGATTCCAATGCGAAAATCGGGAGATCACTACGTTCTGGACGTAGAGAATCGCATTGTTAAGGAGGAGGCACTGTGCGGGCTGCCGGCAATGCTCGAGACGGCCCGTTGCGCGGGAACACCCGTTCCCACGTTGCAGGCAATCACTGAGGCGCTTCGTGGCTTGTGCTCGGTGCCTGTGTGA
- a CDS encoding DMT family transporter, translating to MPIVLGLLAAVFYGSADFCGGFATRRSPMFAVTVISQAVGLALILCALPFFPGRPTLQALEVGFVAGMCGGLGLLLLYHALSIGKMGVVSPITAVLAALTPVIVGAVRGEHLSNFKLAGVAVALLAVILISLSTEADGTFEFSTAGVKEAIASGIILGGFYTFLALGGKEAGLYPIVSARLGSIALLLVIAVVMRRSIVAAPAALGVIVLAGALDMAANAFYVLAALAGYLSIAAVLTSLYPASTVFLARIVLGERLAVLQKIGVAFALAGVALIAS from the coding sequence ATGCCGATCGTTCTGGGTTTGCTCGCCGCCGTGTTCTACGGCTCGGCGGACTTTTGCGGCGGCTTCGCGACGCGGCGCAGCCCGATGTTTGCGGTGACGGTGATCTCGCAGGCCGTCGGCTTAGCGCTCATCCTCTGCGCGCTTCCGTTTTTTCCGGGACGCCCGACGCTGCAAGCACTTGAGGTGGGGTTCGTCGCGGGCATGTGCGGCGGACTGGGATTGCTGCTGCTCTACCATGCGCTGTCCATTGGAAAGATGGGCGTCGTGTCGCCCATCACGGCCGTGCTGGCGGCTTTAACCCCGGTGATCGTCGGCGCAGTGCGCGGCGAACATTTGAGTAACTTTAAACTCGCCGGTGTCGCCGTTGCGCTGCTCGCGGTTATCCTCATATCGCTTTCGACTGAAGCGGACGGCACGTTCGAATTCTCGACTGCCGGCGTGAAAGAAGCGATTGCATCGGGCATTATCTTGGGCGGCTTCTATACGTTTCTCGCGTTAGGTGGAAAGGAGGCGGGTCTTTACCCGATCGTCTCCGCGCGCCTCGGCTCGATCGCTCTTTTGTTGGTCATCGCCGTCGTGATGCGGCGCAGCATCGTCGCAGCTCCGGCGGCGCTCGGCGTGATCGTCTTAGCCGGCGCGCTCGACATGGCGGCAAATGCATTCTACGTGCTCGCAGCTTTGGCCGGCTATCTTTCGATCGCAGCGGTTCTCACGTCGCTCTATCCGGCGAGCACGGTGTTTCTTGCCCGAATCGTATTGGGCGAGCGGCTCGCAGTGTTGCAGAAGATCGGCGTCGCTTTTGCGCTTGCCGGCGTCGCGCTGATCGCGAGCTAA
- a CDS encoding amidase: MTEEQLAFSDATTLGSLIAKKKVSSVELTKLYLARLQKYGSTYGAVVTIMYDRALREARSADRELAAGKSRGPLHGVPYGVKDLLAAVGAPTTWGAAPYRNQVFDFDATVVQKLRAAGGVLLAKLAMVELAGGFGYDDADASFTGPGRTPWNRDYWSGGSSSGPGAAVAAGLVGFAIGSETNGSIMAPAAYCGVAGLRPTYGRVSRHGAMALMWTSDKLGPMCRSARDTELVLRAIAGHDPADRTSLDAPFLGIRGRKPKIGVLARSTERIMPAVATNFLASLDVLREFADVTTNVALPRGPYGSVFEAIFAGECASAFRDLIESGKSRELQSTDDRLGGYQVYNALAVDYVDGMRRRTLLNEAVGKAFAGYDAIVHPTRSTVSYPVGIKFEKAYPAKFNGVTGLGSPGNLAGLPEISVPNGFGDHNLPTGMAMMGRAWGEMQITSIAKAYQARTSFHKQHPKLVVV; encoded by the coding sequence ATGACCGAAGAGCAACTCGCCTTTTCCGATGCGACGACGCTCGGCTCGCTGATCGCAAAAAAGAAAGTCTCGTCGGTCGAACTGACCAAACTCTATCTCGCACGCTTGCAAAAATACGGCAGTACGTACGGAGCAGTCGTTACCATTATGTACGACCGCGCGCTGCGCGAGGCGCGCAGCGCCGATCGCGAGCTGGCGGCCGGAAAATCGCGCGGGCCGCTGCACGGCGTGCCGTACGGCGTGAAAGATCTGTTGGCAGCCGTCGGCGCGCCGACCACCTGGGGTGCGGCGCCATACCGCAATCAAGTCTTCGATTTTGACGCCACCGTCGTGCAGAAGCTGCGCGCGGCCGGCGGCGTACTGCTCGCGAAGCTCGCCATGGTGGAATTGGCCGGCGGTTTCGGTTACGACGATGCCGACGCATCGTTCACGGGCCCGGGACGCACGCCGTGGAATCGCGATTACTGGAGCGGCGGATCTTCGAGCGGACCCGGAGCGGCTGTGGCCGCCGGGCTGGTCGGCTTTGCGATCGGATCCGAAACGAATGGATCGATCATGGCACCGGCCGCGTACTGCGGCGTCGCCGGCTTGCGTCCGACGTACGGGCGCGTGAGCCGTCACGGGGCCATGGCGCTGATGTGGACCTCCGACAAACTGGGGCCGATGTGCCGCTCGGCACGTGACACCGAGCTCGTGCTCCGCGCGATTGCAGGCCACGATCCCGCCGATCGCACGTCGCTCGACGCGCCGTTCTTGGGTATCCGCGGCCGCAAGCCGAAGATCGGCGTCCTGGCGCGATCGACCGAGCGCATCATGCCGGCAGTCGCCACGAACTTTCTCGCTTCACTGGACGTGCTGCGCGAATTCGCCGACGTCACCACAAATGTTGCGCTGCCGCGCGGCCCGTACGGCTCCGTCTTCGAGGCGATCTTCGCGGGCGAATGCGCTTCGGCGTTCCGCGATCTCATCGAAAGCGGAAAGTCCCGCGAATTGCAATCTACCGACGATCGCTTGGGCGGCTATCAAGTCTACAACGCGCTCGCGGTCGACTATGTGGATGGAATGCGCCGCCGGACACTGCTGAACGAAGCCGTTGGAAAGGCCTTCGCCGGTTACGACGCGATCGTTCATCCAACGCGATCGACGGTTTCATATCCGGTCGGCATCAAGTTCGAAAAAGCCTACCCCGCAAAATTCAACGGCGTCACCGGCCTCGGCAGTCCCGGCAATCTCGCCGGCCTTCCGGAGATCAGCGTTCCCAACGGCTTCGGCGATCACAACTTGCCGACGGGTATGGCGATGATGGGCCGCGCTTGGGGCGAGATGCAGATCACTTCTATTGCAAAAGCTTATCAAGCTCGCACCTCATTCCATAAGCAACACCCGAAGCTTGTTGTAGTCTAA
- a CDS encoding isocitrate/isopropylmalate family dehydrogenase: protein MTPTSIVVLEGDQTGQELLLEALRVLDRSVIDVELGFERFDLSLENRRATRNAVVLEAAEAMKRARFGLKAATITPEEKDDVGSPNAILRKAVDGKVIVRTGRRLPRIRPVGGVHAPISVVRMAVGDAYGAKEWREGEGTSEIAYRTESIDRGVCRVVAEYAFVHAARMHAKVFGGPKYTVSPVYEGMFKEEMDAAAARHPDVPYDPQLIDATYALLLSTDGEIPMVIPALNRDGDCLSDLVIQLFGSIAGAESVLLSFEEGLEPSVVMTEAPHGTAPRLFGKNVANPMAMILASGALLSYMEDKRAQNASRAIYESTLEAVHEGIATSDLGGHASTTDFTDAVIDRVKRKLDVWSSL, encoded by the coding sequence TTGACCCCGACCAGCATCGTAGTTCTCGAAGGCGACCAGACCGGACAAGAGCTGCTGCTCGAAGCGCTACGCGTTCTCGACCGCTCCGTGATCGATGTGGAGCTGGGATTCGAGCGATTCGATCTTTCACTCGAAAACCGCCGTGCGACGCGCAACGCCGTCGTACTCGAAGCTGCCGAAGCGATGAAGCGCGCACGCTTCGGATTGAAAGCGGCCACGATCACGCCCGAGGAAAAGGACGACGTCGGATCGCCCAACGCGATACTGCGCAAAGCCGTTGACGGCAAGGTGATCGTGCGCACCGGACGGCGCTTGCCACGCATCCGGCCGGTCGGGGGCGTCCACGCGCCGATCTCCGTCGTGCGCATGGCTGTCGGCGACGCCTACGGCGCCAAAGAGTGGCGCGAGGGCGAAGGCACGAGCGAGATCGCCTATCGCACCGAGTCGATCGACCGTGGCGTTTGCCGCGTCGTCGCCGAGTACGCTTTCGTGCATGCCGCGCGCATGCACGCCAAAGTTTTCGGCGGCCCCAAATATACCGTAAGCCCGGTTTACGAAGGCATGTTCAAGGAAGAGATGGATGCCGCCGCCGCACGCCATCCCGATGTGCCATACGATCCGCAATTGATCGACGCCACATATGCGCTGCTGCTGAGTACCGATGGCGAGATCCCGATGGTCATTCCGGCGCTCAACCGCGACGGCGACTGCCTGTCGGATTTGGTGATCCAGCTCTTCGGCTCGATTGCCGGCGCGGAATCGGTTTTGCTTTCCTTTGAAGAGGGCCTCGAACCGTCGGTCGTGATGACCGAAGCGCCGCACGGCACGGCTCCCCGTCTCTTCGGCAAGAACGTCGCCAATCCGATGGCGATGATCCTCGCCTCCGGCGCGCTGCTTTCTTATATGGAAGACAAACGTGCGCAGAACGCATCGCGGGCGATCTACGAATCGACGCTGGAGGCCGTTCACGAGGGCATCGCAACCAGCGACCTCGGCGGCCATGCATCGACGACGGATTTCACCGACGCCGTGATCGATCGCGTCAAGCGCAAGCTCGACGTGTGGTCTAGTCTTTAG
- a CDS encoding phosphatase PAP2 family protein, with amino-acid sequence MLFAAFLLLGRYVTTHPEPHALSVFALQIRGHGTGIAWTFTEMGWGYVLGPLYLALIVLAIFRPEWRLPALFTVAVALICWFAATEFQHFFARPRRTDWLIRHETAFSYPSSHAAISTGFYFLSGLFALRSQLPNWLRYTLFTVLTFITLAIIWSRIELAAHHITDVIGGVMLALSIILAGTAVMEFAGHPVVER; translated from the coding sequence GTGCTCTTCGCCGCGTTTCTGTTGCTTGGCCGGTATGTAACTACGCATCCCGAGCCGCACGCGCTCTCGGTGTTTGCTTTGCAGATACGAGGCCACGGCACAGGCATCGCATGGACCTTTACTGAGATGGGTTGGGGCTACGTGCTGGGGCCGCTCTACCTAGCGCTGATCGTGCTTGCGATTTTCCGCCCGGAGTGGCGCCTGCCGGCGTTATTCACGGTTGCTGTCGCGTTGATCTGCTGGTTCGCTGCAACCGAGTTCCAGCATTTCTTTGCGCGGCCGCGCCGCACCGACTGGTTGATACGCCATGAGACCGCGTTCTCATATCCCAGTTCGCATGCGGCAATCTCGACCGGGTTTTACTTCTTGAGCGGACTCTTTGCACTGCGATCGCAGCTGCCTAACTGGCTGCGCTATACCTTGTTCACGGTGCTGACGTTCATCACGCTGGCGATCATCTGGTCGCGGATCGAACTGGCGGCTCATCACATCACGGACGTCATCGGCGGCGTGATGCTTGCCTTGTCGATTATCCTGGCCGGAACGGCGGTGATGGAGTTCGCCGGCCATCCGGTCGTCGAGCGTTGA
- a CDS encoding ABC transporter permease: MDVTLAAATEQLPAGRGYFADVWRRLTKSPGALIGLGLIAILVVTAAFAPLIAHSDPLAQNLAQQSQHPSLAHPFGTDKLGRDLFSRIVYGSRISIRIGFLAVSIAITIGTLFGVLGGYLGKATDGAIMSFMDLMLAFPSIILAIGITTILGPSINHLMIAVGIVYIPQYARLARSSVLSVKELEYVEAAKALGARIPRILWRHIMPNILAPLIVQAMLGIGTAELEAAGLSYLGLGARPPAPEWGAMLNDARDYWLSAPWSLIFPGAAITLMVLGFNLLGDGLRDALDPTQR, from the coding sequence ATGGACGTAACGCTCGCCGCCGCAACCGAACAATTACCTGCGGGGCGCGGCTATTTCGCGGACGTTTGGCGGAGGCTGACAAAGTCGCCCGGGGCGCTTATCGGTCTCGGGCTGATCGCCATTCTCGTTGTGACCGCGGCTTTTGCGCCGCTGATAGCGCATAGCGATCCGCTGGCCCAGAACCTCGCGCAGCAATCGCAGCACCCCAGCCTGGCGCATCCATTCGGAACGGACAAGCTTGGGCGCGACTTGTTCTCGCGGATCGTTTACGGTTCGCGCATCTCGATTCGCATCGGGTTCTTGGCAGTGAGCATTGCGATCACCATTGGCACGCTCTTCGGCGTCCTCGGCGGCTATTTGGGCAAAGCGACCGACGGCGCGATCATGTCATTCATGGATCTCATGCTGGCATTTCCATCGATCATTTTGGCAATCGGCATCACGACGATCTTGGGCCCGAGCATCAACCATCTGATGATCGCCGTCGGCATTGTGTACATCCCGCAGTACGCGCGGCTGGCTCGGTCTTCAGTGCTTTCGGTCAAGGAGTTGGAGTACGTCGAAGCCGCCAAAGCGCTCGGTGCGCGCATACCGAGGATTTTGTGGCGGCACATCATGCCGAATATTCTCGCGCCGCTGATCGTGCAAGCGATGCTTGGCATCGGAACCGCCGAACTCGAAGCGGCCGGACTCTCATATCTAGGCTTGGGCGCGCGTCCGCCGGCGCCCGAATGGGGCGCGATGCTCAACGACGCGCGTGACTATTGGCTCTCGGCACCGTGGTCGCTGATTTTTCCGGGCGCGGCCATCACGCTAATGGTTCTCGGTTTCAATCTCTTGGGTGACGGATTGCGGGACGCACTCGATCCCACCCAGCGGTAA
- a CDS encoding DNA translocase FtsK gives MQSMARVRRRAAKSRLNYEIAGMAAIGIAVLLAVALTLAPAHAGYIGAATARALHWTFGAAAGLFPVLIALFGAIIFLEINLTRIMATFGVAALGYFILIDASLAKRGGFLGTELWRGLSALLGLTGSRIVIGLIAVLLLVWISDVSVKKIIGWLVLVFSKLRMPKVRLALPEGHETLRDAFALPATQPKKERTDLASTAIIPVEPVAAPLPVAVDYEDEEVLEDDAADDEEEEEADDDPDIGEEEDDEELDDETDDDDLDEDEDEDEDEDADEPAVSGEYESAAAVAGGPRAYKLPDLSLFDPPQAQAVDDSTRSHVLEDTLASFGVGAKVVHIERGPSVTRYELKPDRGVKISKIANLADDLALALAATSVRIEAPIPGKSAVGIEVPNKTVSIVSIREILEALPQRGQVPPLWMALGKDVPGRAVLGDLSRMPHMLIAGATGSGKSVCLNSVIASLLVSATPDQVQILMIDPKRVELVMYNGIPHLIKEVITDPRLAAGALFEMTKEMEARYERFAKAGVRKIEEYNAKYPDENLPYVVIVIDELADLMLIAPARVETTIMRLAQLARATGIHLIVATQRPSVDVITGLIKANIPSRIAFAVTSQVDSRTILDLVGAERLLGRGDMLYLPIDSPKPIRAQGAFISGGELQRLIHFWTKQARPQNLLDVDIQPISDEEKKDVDPLCFEAAKFIIESNYASTAALQSQFSIGHPRAVRIMKQLEELKVVGPHEGTKPRRIHFGLDDLERISDRFGTERGQQDLFAAGS, from the coding sequence ATGCAGTCCATGGCACGCGTGCGCCGCCGGGCGGCGAAATCGCGACTGAACTATGAGATCGCCGGCATGGCGGCGATCGGCATCGCCGTTCTACTGGCGGTTGCGCTCACTTTGGCGCCGGCGCATGCCGGATACATCGGCGCCGCCACCGCGCGAGCTCTCCACTGGACCTTTGGAGCCGCCGCCGGGCTTTTCCCGGTTCTCATCGCGCTCTTCGGCGCAATCATCTTCCTGGAGATCAACCTGACGCGCATCATGGCGACTTTTGGCGTTGCCGCGCTGGGCTATTTTATACTGATCGACGCCTCGCTTGCCAAACGCGGCGGCTTTCTCGGGACCGAGTTGTGGCGTGGCCTCTCGGCGCTGCTCGGATTAACCGGATCGCGGATCGTGATCGGGCTGATCGCGGTGTTGCTGCTCGTCTGGATCAGCGACGTTTCCGTCAAGAAGATCATCGGCTGGCTCGTCCTCGTATTTTCAAAGCTACGCATGCCAAAAGTGCGCCTTGCGTTGCCGGAGGGACACGAAACGCTGCGTGACGCGTTCGCGCTGCCCGCGACCCAGCCCAAGAAAGAGCGCACCGATCTCGCGAGTACCGCGATCATTCCGGTGGAACCGGTTGCGGCGCCTCTGCCGGTGGCCGTGGATTACGAAGATGAAGAAGTCCTTGAAGATGATGCGGCGGATGATGAAGAGGAAGAGGAAGCCGACGACGATCCCGATATCGGCGAAGAAGAAGACGACGAAGAGCTCGACGATGAGACGGACGACGACGATCTCGACGAAGACGAGGATGAAGACGAAGACGAAGATGCAGATGAGCCGGCCGTTTCCGGCGAGTACGAATCGGCCGCGGCTGTAGCCGGCGGCCCGCGAGCCTACAAGTTACCGGATCTCTCGCTGTTCGATCCACCGCAAGCGCAGGCGGTCGACGACTCGACGCGGTCCCACGTCCTCGAAGATACGCTGGCCTCGTTCGGGGTCGGCGCCAAGGTCGTGCACATCGAGCGCGGCCCGTCCGTCACGCGGTACGAACTCAAGCCCGACCGCGGCGTCAAGATTTCGAAGATTGCGAACTTGGCCGACGACCTGGCGCTGGCGCTCGCCGCTACCAGCGTACGAATCGAAGCGCCGATTCCCGGCAAGTCGGCCGTCGGCATCGAGGTTCCCAACAAGACCGTTTCGATCGTTTCGATTCGCGAGATTCTGGAAGCGCTGCCGCAGCGGGGGCAAGTTCCGCCGCTGTGGATGGCACTCGGCAAGGACGTTCCAGGCCGTGCCGTGCTGGGCGATCTTTCGAGGATGCCGCACATGCTGATTGCCGGCGCCACCGGCTCGGGAAAATCCGTTTGCTTGAACTCCGTGATCGCGTCGTTGCTTGTCAGCGCGACTCCGGATCAAGTGCAGATCTTGATGATCGATCCCAAGCGCGTCGAGCTCGTGATGTACAACGGCATCCCGCACCTTATAAAAGAGGTTATCACCGATCCGCGACTGGCTGCGGGCGCGCTCTTCGAGATGACCAAAGAGATGGAAGCGCGGTACGAGCGCTTCGCCAAGGCGGGCGTGCGCAAGATCGAAGAGTACAATGCGAAGTATCCCGACGAGAATCTTCCGTACGTCGTGATCGTCATCGACGAGCTCGCCGATCTCATGCTGATTGCGCCGGCTCGGGTCGAGACGACGATCATGCGCCTCGCGCAACTCGCGCGCGCCACCGGCATACACTTGATTGTCGCAACGCAGCGGCCGTCGGTCGACGTCATCACCGGGCTCATCAAAGCCAACATTCCATCGCGCATCGCATTTGCCGTTACATCCCAGGTTGATTCGCGCACGATTCTCGACCTGGTCGGCGCGGAGCGGCTGCTGGGCCGCGGCGACATGCTCTATCTGCCGATCGATTCACCCAAGCCGATTCGTGCGCAGGGCGCCTTCATCTCCGGCGGCGAGCTGCAGCGGCTGATACATTTTTGGACGAAACAGGCGCGCCCGCAGAATCTGCTCGACGTGGACATTCAACCGATTTCGGATGAGGAGAAGAAAGACGTCGACCCGCTCTGCTTCGAGGCGGCGAAGTTCATCATCGAAAGCAATTACGCGTCAACGGCCGCGCTGCAATCGCAGTTTTCAATCGGCCACCCGCGCGCTGTACGCATAATGAAGCAGCTTGAAGAACTAAAAGTGGTCGGACCGCACGAAGGCACGAAGCCGCGCCGCATCCATTTCGGCTTGGACGATTTGGAGCGCATATCCGATCGGTTTGGAACCGAGCGGGGACAACAAGATCTCTTCGCCGCTGGTTCCTGA